In Paenibacillus sp. FSL M7-0420, a single genomic region encodes these proteins:
- a CDS encoding metallophosphoesterase, which produces MRASLHNRTTHAVKLTLMMLLSSTLILSGCEDSASSALNAVPAVAEAVTPAIEPGEPVSFWVATDTHYLDKSLEDGGQAFQTYVTGGDGKMLPYSDELTEALVRDVEQNKPAFLILSGDLTNNGEADSHQELAAKLHRMEAAGTRVYVTPGNHDINNPWARSFDGDKQIVAKHINVEDFLRIYDDFGYNEAVSRDADSLSYVVKAAPGLWLLMLDSAQYAHNEEYNFPQTDGRLLPSTLAWIDDNVKLAAQEHASIITVMHHNLLSHTSMAVSGFKLNNSQETMKAFRKSGLNLVLSGHIHMQDIRRDPPEASIDPALPVYDIATSAMAVNPHQYGRMTFDPVSRAVTYHTAQVDVDGWAKANHKTDPHLLNFKAYAEQIFAENSYDKAMNRLKESSFTEAQKQSMAEVMSKLNVKYFAGNAADSLEEIRAMPGFKLWESMEGGFMSGYIRSMAEHAEVSNTSLEMVLTTQ; this is translated from the coding sequence ATGCGCGCCTCTCTTCATAACCGCACAACCCATGCGGTAAAGCTCACCTTAATGATGCTCCTCTCCTCCACCCTCATCCTCAGCGGGTGTGAAGACTCCGCTTCTTCTGCCTTGAACGCTGTTCCAGCAGTTGCTGAGGCCGTGACCCCTGCTATAGAACCCGGAGAACCTGTATCCTTCTGGGTCGCGACCGATACGCATTATCTGGACAAATCCCTGGAGGACGGCGGTCAGGCCTTCCAGACCTATGTCACAGGCGGCGATGGCAAAATGCTTCCTTACAGCGATGAGCTGACCGAAGCTCTGGTCCGGGATGTGGAACAGAACAAGCCGGCTTTTCTCATTCTGAGCGGAGATCTCACCAATAACGGGGAAGCGGACAGTCATCAGGAGCTGGCTGCGAAGCTGCACCGGATGGAGGCTGCCGGAACCCGCGTCTACGTGACTCCGGGCAACCATGATATCAACAACCCCTGGGCCAGATCGTTCGACGGTGACAAGCAGATCGTTGCCAAGCATATTAATGTAGAGGATTTCCTGCGCATCTATGACGATTTCGGATATAACGAGGCGGTCTCGCGGGATGCGGACAGCTTAAGCTATGTGGTGAAGGCCGCTCCGGGCCTGTGGCTGCTAATGCTTGATAGTGCCCAGTATGCACATAACGAAGAATATAATTTTCCGCAGACCGACGGGCGCCTGCTGCCGTCCACCCTTGCCTGGATCGATGACAATGTGAAGCTGGCCGCTCAGGAGCATGCTTCGATTATTACAGTGATGCATCATAATCTGCTGAGCCATACCTCCATGGCCGTATCCGGTTTCAAGCTCAACAACAGCCAGGAGACGATGAAGGCTTTTCGCAAGAGTGGGCTAAACCTGGTATTATCCGGGCATATTCATATGCAGGATATCCGCCGCGATCCTCCGGAAGCCTCGATAGATCCGGCCTTGCCTGTCTATGATATTGCTACAAGCGCCATGGCGGTGAATCCGCACCAGTACGGCAGAATGACCTTCGATCCCGTTTCACGGGCCGTGACCTACCACACCGCTCAAGTAGATGTTGACGGCTGGGCCAAGGCCAACCACAAGACCGATCCGCACCTGCTGAACTTCAAGGCGTATGCGGAGCAGATTTTCGCAGAAAACTCATATGACAAAGCGATGAACCGGTTGAAGGAGAGCAGCTTCACGGAGGCGCAGAAGCAGTCGATGGCTGAGGTGATGTCGAAGCTGAACGTGAAGTATTTTGCCGGGAACGCTGCTGATTCGCTGGAGGAGATCCGGGCGATGCCGGGATTCAAGCTGTGGGAGAGTATGGAGGGCGGCTTCATGTCGGGATATATCCGCAGTATGGCGGAGCATGCAGAAGTGAGCAATACCTCGCTGGAGATGGTTCTGACTACACAATAG
- a CDS encoding M56 family metallopeptidase, which produces MTDLWISILNMSVTASYVAVAVMLARVLLRRAPKIFSYILWSAVMIRLILPVSFTSSFSILRLAGQPAGSPGTGQLQFVPQHIGKQAQPALDTGTGSAGSLWNSLSPPVAPSASVNPVQVILWAGSMIWLTGVIVLLLYSVISYLRVMRSVRTATIVKGHVFETDQIMTPFVFGFWKPRIYIPAGMSEQELSHILLHEQTHINRRDYLIKPLMFLLVILHWFNPLMWLSFVLMSKDMEMSCDEAVIRKLGPQVKRSYSGSLLGFSSRRSGLMTGSPLAFGESSVKARIKHILAYRQPTSGSVAAFTLVLVILLIGCTANPKPVQHPSQLLYSGYTVDQLLESKTKYIGDASKVTALLGAMPLPQGLERAGIELTTGSRPYELTINYTVNDIKGMWNDELQALSRDPLLKNSVLLFTLIDNADIINYSLADEGITYSFTFAREEIDKLLGEDVRPYGADEAGLRKLIDRLDSVKLTP; this is translated from the coding sequence ACAGCCAGTTATGTAGCCGTGGCCGTCATGCTGGCAAGAGTCCTGCTGCGGCGCGCGCCCAAGATCTTCTCCTATATCCTGTGGTCAGCCGTAATGATCAGGCTGATCCTGCCCGTCAGCTTCACTTCAAGCTTCAGTATCCTGAGGCTGGCAGGGCAGCCTGCAGGCTCGCCCGGCACAGGGCAGCTGCAATTCGTTCCGCAGCATATAGGGAAGCAAGCGCAGCCTGCATTGGACACCGGAACAGGTTCAGCAGGAAGCCTGTGGAACAGTCTGTCTCCGCCGGTAGCACCGTCGGCAAGCGTGAATCCTGTGCAAGTCATCCTGTGGGCCGGCAGTATGATCTGGCTGACAGGTGTTATAGTCCTGCTGCTGTACAGCGTGATCTCTTACCTGAGAGTCATGCGCAGTGTCCGTACAGCAACAATTGTGAAGGGGCATGTCTTTGAGACGGACCAGATCATGACTCCATTCGTATTCGGCTTCTGGAAGCCAAGGATCTACATCCCGGCCGGGATGAGTGAACAGGAGCTGTCCCATATCCTGCTGCACGAGCAGACTCATATTAACCGGCGGGATTACCTGATCAAGCCGCTGATGTTCCTGCTGGTCATTCTCCATTGGTTCAACCCGCTGATGTGGCTGTCTTTTGTGCTCATGAGCAAGGATATGGAGATGTCCTGCGATGAAGCGGTGATCCGGAAGCTGGGTCCGCAGGTTAAAAGGAGTTACTCAGGCTCCCTGCTTGGCTTCTCATCCCGCCGGAGCGGTCTTATGACCGGCAGTCCGCTGGCTTTTGGAGAGAGCAGTGTAAAGGCGCGGATTAAGCATATTCTTGCTTACCGCCAGCCGACCTCGGGGAGTGTAGCCGCTTTTACCCTCGTTCTTGTGATCCTGCTGATTGGATGTACGGCTAATCCCAAGCCTGTGCAGCATCCGTCGCAGCTGTTATATTCCGGTTATACGGTGGATCAGCTGCTGGAGAGCAAGACAAAGTATATTGGCGACGCCAGCAAGGTCACAGCGCTGCTTGGTGCAATGCCGCTGCCGCAAGGACTGGAGAGGGCAGGCATTGAGCTGACAACCGGCTCCCGGCCGTATGAGTTAACCATCAATTATACAGTGAACGATATTAAGGGAATGTGGAATGATGAGCTTCAGGCGTTAAGCCGGGACCCTCTCCTGAAGAATTCGGTCCTGCTGTTCACCCTGATTGATAACGCGGATATTATTAATTACTCACTTGCGGATGAAGGGATAACTTACAGCTTCACGTTCGCCAGAGAAGAGATAGATAAGCTGCTTGGAGAGGATGTCCGCCCGTATGGAGCGGATGAAGCAGGTCTTCGTAAGCTGATCGACCGGCTGGATAGTGTCAAGCTGACTCCTTAA
- the dnaN gene encoding DNA polymerase III subunit beta, with the protein MQINVSKDTILKALQLVLKAVPTNPLIPMLAGVHIRALTNELIVTASNNSMTIQYHIPQENTSLTVQRIGEVVVPAKYFCEVIRKSDSGMITLEVDRSLMLTISSEHTRIRLSCMNAVDYPAIHSAENHPALKLVVNNDQLKSSIQQVAGSVSLSEQRPVLTGVSFRYRNHRLQLTATNGIRLASRTIDVEHDAEMERHIIVPGRNLVEAVKIMDGEDRTTEVEVSNHHVRFTANNILVQSALIEGEYPSLHHVIPHTFISEITIGTAPLLKAVERTTVLASESIIRLETTADRLRLSSQTAEIGDIEDEVSILEKNGEDFTISLNGKYVADILHGTSSEFIRLRFAGKMSPIVIHPLNDLSSTFFLITPVRTAK; encoded by the coding sequence GTGCAGATCAACGTAAGCAAGGATACTATTCTCAAAGCCCTTCAGCTAGTGCTAAAGGCTGTACCGACAAACCCTCTGATTCCCATGCTGGCAGGGGTTCATATACGAGCTCTAACCAACGAACTGATAGTTACCGCAAGCAATAACAGTATGACTATTCAGTACCATATTCCCCAGGAGAATACCTCTTTGACGGTTCAGAGAATTGGGGAAGTAGTTGTTCCGGCAAAGTATTTCTGCGAAGTTATACGTAAGTCTGACTCCGGTATGATTACTTTAGAAGTCGACAGATCCTTAATGCTCACCATCTCCTCAGAACATACAAGAATACGGTTATCCTGTATGAATGCTGTGGATTATCCGGCCATACACTCTGCGGAGAATCATCCTGCACTCAAACTAGTCGTTAATAATGATCAGTTGAAGTCTTCCATCCAACAGGTGGCAGGATCGGTTTCTTTATCAGAACAAAGACCTGTTTTAACAGGGGTTTCTTTTCGGTATCGAAATCACAGACTTCAGTTAACGGCTACTAACGGTATCCGTCTGGCTTCCCGGACTATAGATGTGGAACATGATGCTGAGATGGAGAGGCATATTATTGTTCCTGGCAGAAATTTAGTTGAAGCGGTTAAAATCATGGATGGCGAGGACAGAACAACAGAAGTTGAAGTAAGTAACCATCATGTTAGATTCACAGCTAACAATATTTTGGTTCAATCTGCTTTAATTGAAGGGGAGTACCCGTCCCTGCACCATGTGATTCCGCACACTTTTATATCAGAGATTACAATTGGAACAGCTCCTCTGTTAAAAGCCGTCGAACGGACGACGGTATTGGCCAGCGAAAGTATTATAAGGTTAGAGACCACTGCCGACAGACTACGTTTGTCATCCCAAACCGCAGAAATCGGAGATATTGAGGACGAGGTATCTATACTAGAGAAGAACGGGGAGGATTTCACGATCTCGCTAAATGGAAAGTATGTTGCAGACATCCTGCATGGTACGAGTAGTGAGTTCATACGCTTGAGGTTCGCCGGCAAAATGAGCCCAATAGTCATACACCCGTTGAATGATCTTTCTTCAACTTTTTTTCTAATTACTCCAGTGCGGACTGCAAAGTAA